A single genomic interval of Aquisalimonas asiatica harbors:
- the cobS gene encoding adenosylcobinamide-GDP ribazoletransferase, translating to MIRGLLLATVFLTRIPVRLPEELDERDQGMAVAAYPLVGLVLGVGLAVLAWLLGVAGLPPLPTAVVVVAALAGVTGALHLDGLADSADAWLGGHGDRERMLTIMKDPACGPAGVVAVVLVLLAKVAAVAALLDAPGGWVALVLAPMLARGGCALLFPLLPYVRAGGLGEAGARHLAGSQLTVTLVAGVVVSLVLAGWAGLGMVLTAVAVLWLGVWLMRRLLGGFTGDTAGALLESTEAVVLLVASAMVIGAQG from the coding sequence ATGATCCGCGGCCTGCTATTGGCGACGGTGTTCCTCACGCGGATTCCCGTCCGCCTCCCCGAGGAGCTTGATGAACGGGATCAGGGCATGGCCGTGGCGGCCTATCCGCTGGTGGGGCTCGTACTGGGTGTGGGGCTCGCGGTGCTGGCCTGGTTGCTCGGAGTGGCGGGCCTGCCGCCGCTGCCGACCGCCGTGGTGGTGGTCGCGGCACTGGCCGGCGTGACCGGCGCCCTGCACCTGGACGGGCTGGCGGACTCCGCGGACGCCTGGCTCGGCGGCCACGGTGACCGCGAGCGCATGCTCACCATCATGAAGGATCCCGCCTGCGGGCCGGCGGGTGTGGTCGCCGTCGTGCTGGTGCTGCTGGCCAAGGTGGCGGCGGTGGCGGCGCTGCTGGATGCCCCGGGCGGCTGGGTCGCCCTGGTGCTCGCGCCCATGCTCGCCCGGGGTGGCTGCGCGCTGCTGTTTCCCCTGCTGCCCTACGTGCGCGCCGGCGGGCTGGGTGAAGCGGGTGCCCGGCATCTGGCTGGCTCTCAGCTCACGGTGACGCTGGTCGCCGGTGTCGTGGTCAGTCTGGTGCTGGCCGGTTGGGCCGGTCTGGGCATGGTGCTCACCGCCGTCGCGGTGCTGTGGCTGGGCGTGTGGCTGATGCGGCGGCTGCTGGGCGGGTTCACCGGCGATACCGCCGGTGCATTGCTGGAGAGCACCGAGGCGGTAGTGTTGCTGGTGGCGAGCGCGATGGTGATCGGCGCGCAGGGATGA
- the cobU gene encoding bifunctional adenosylcobinamide kinase/adenosylcobinamide-phosphate guanylyltransferase — translation MQHCLVTGGIRSGKSALAERLVAAGAGPVCYIATARSGDGEMAERIHRHQQRRPSGWALVEEPRALGTALDNLAADDAPTLLVDCMSLWLGQMLGEDDGAAWSSERDAFLAALARYPGRAVIVSNEVGLGIIGMDPLTRRFADELGWLNQSLAERCDTVVMAVAGLPHVLKGEI, via the coding sequence ATGCAACATTGTCTCGTGACTGGCGGCATCCGCTCCGGCAAGAGCGCCCTTGCCGAACGCCTGGTGGCGGCGGGCGCCGGGCCCGTCTGCTATATCGCCACCGCCCGCTCCGGGGATGGCGAAATGGCCGAGCGGATTCATCGCCACCAGCAGCGGCGGCCGTCCGGCTGGGCGCTCGTGGAGGAACCCCGGGCGCTCGGCACGGCGCTGGACAACCTGGCCGCGGACGACGCGCCCACGCTGCTGGTGGACTGCATGAGCCTGTGGCTGGGGCAGATGCTGGGCGAGGACGACGGAGCGGCCTGGTCCTCCGAGCGCGATGCCTTTCTGGCCGCGTTGGCCCGCTACCCGGGGCGCGCGGTGATCGTCAGCAACGAGGTGGGGCTCGGCATCATCGGCATGGATCCGCTGACGCGCCGTTTTGCCGATGAGCTGGGCTGGCTGAATCAGTCGCTGGCAGAGCGGTGCGACACCGTGGTGATGGCCGTGGCCGGCCTGCCGCACGTGCTCAAGGGTGAGATCTGA
- the choX gene encoding choline ABC transporter substrate-binding protein: MRNGIIGIATATALGMAATSAHAGDAAECNEVGFANVEWTGESMTTHMAAMVLETLGYETDVTSASVPISFEAVSSGERDAFMGLWLPTQESMVRPHLDSGDMEKLVANLEGAKYTLAVPAYVYEAGVQSFGDLAEHADEFESRIYGIEAGNDGNEIILDMIDDNAFDLGDWRLMESSEAGMLTQVERATRNEDWVVFLGWAPHPMNHNLDMEYLEGGDDYFGPNLGEATVYTVINAGYQDRCPNAAQLLEQFTLTVDERNEGESYIMDDNMDYRDAATKLIENNPELLERWLDGVTTKDGEDDALETARDAFGV; this comes from the coding sequence ATGAGAAACGGAATCATCGGCATCGCCACGGCGACGGCCCTGGGCATGGCCGCCACATCGGCCCACGCCGGCGACGCGGCCGAATGCAACGAAGTCGGTTTCGCCAACGTCGAATGGACCGGCGAGTCCATGACCACTCACATGGCTGCCATGGTCCTCGAGACCCTGGGCTATGAAACGGATGTGACCTCCGCCTCGGTGCCCATCTCCTTCGAGGCCGTGTCCAGCGGCGAGCGCGACGCCTTCATGGGCCTGTGGCTGCCCACCCAGGAGAGCATGGTGCGCCCGCACCTGGACTCCGGCGACATGGAGAAGCTGGTGGCCAACCTGGAAGGCGCCAAGTACACCCTGGCCGTCCCCGCCTACGTCTACGAGGCGGGCGTCCAGAGCTTCGGGGATCTCGCCGAGCATGCGGATGAGTTCGAATCCCGCATCTACGGCATCGAGGCGGGTAACGACGGCAACGAGATCATCCTCGACATGATCGACGACAACGCCTTCGACCTCGGCGACTGGCGGCTCATGGAATCCTCCGAGGCGGGTATGCTCACCCAGGTCGAGCGCGCCACCCGCAACGAGGACTGGGTGGTCTTCCTCGGCTGGGCACCTCACCCCATGAACCACAACCTGGACATGGAGTACCTGGAAGGCGGCGATGACTACTTCGGCCCCAACCTGGGTGAAGCCACGGTCTACACGGTCATCAACGCCGGCTACCAGGACCGCTGCCCCAACGCCGCGCAGCTGCTCGAGCAGTTCACGCTCACCGTGGACGAGCGTAACGAGGGTGAGTCCTACATCATGGACGACAACATGGACTACCGGGACGCCGCCACCAAGCTCATCGAGAACAATCCGGAGCTGCTGGAGCGCTGGCTCGATGGCGTCACCACGAAGGATGGCGAGGACGACGCCCTGGAGACTGCCCGGGACGCCTTCGGGGTATAA
- the betI gene encoding choline-binding transcriptional repressor BetI, producing the protein MPKRGMEPIRQLQFIEATVQIIHEEGLHGTTLSRVARRAGASPGLVAHYFGDKSGLLHATFRHLARALGAEFSRRLQGVSDARERLLAVIDANFAESQSSPAVVSAWLAFWGQVNHRPELARVQRVVTNRLKSNLLYSLRQLVDEDEAEQIATGLAVMIDGLWLRAMLRTGGLNVAEARALARDYLTTQLAIRTTETTDA; encoded by the coding sequence ATGCCGAAGCGTGGGATGGAGCCGATCCGGCAGCTGCAGTTCATTGAAGCGACGGTTCAGATCATCCATGAGGAAGGCCTGCACGGAACGACGCTATCCCGCGTCGCCAGGCGTGCCGGAGCATCACCCGGGCTGGTGGCGCACTACTTCGGCGACAAGTCCGGCCTGCTGCACGCCACGTTCCGGCATCTGGCGCGTGCGCTGGGCGCCGAGTTCAGCCGTCGGCTTCAGGGTGTGAGTGATGCCCGCGAGCGGCTGCTGGCCGTGATCGACGCCAATTTCGCCGAGTCCCAGTCCAGCCCCGCTGTGGTGAGCGCCTGGCTCGCCTTCTGGGGGCAGGTCAACCACCGGCCCGAACTGGCGCGCGTCCAGCGCGTGGTCACCAACCGGCTCAAGAGCAACCTGCTCTACAGCCTGCGGCAGCTGGTCGACGAGGACGAAGCGGAGCAGATCGCCACCGGCCTGGCGGTGATGATCGACGGTCTCTGGCTGCGCGCCATGCTGCGCACGGGCGGGTTGAACGTGGCCGAAGCCCGCGCACTGGCACGGGACTACCTCACGACGCAACTTGCAATACGGACGACGGAGACGACGGATGCCTGA
- the betB gene encoding betaine-aldehyde dehydrogenase has product MPEFDDRLLWIGGQPVDAAAGGRFETRNPATGAVLARVALADADDVERAVAAARAGQREWAAMTGAARGRVLQRTAELLRANRQELAQLECLDGGKPIAETPEADVDSGADCLEYFAGQAASLQGEYQDVDGGFFYTRPEPLGVCAGIGAWNYPLQIACWKSAPALAAGNAMIFKPAELTPLSAMRLAELFREAGLPDGVFNVVHGFAETGQALVRHPGIAKVSLTGEVGTGKAVMRDAADTLKAVTMELGGKSPLIVWDDASLDDAVSGALLGNFYTQGEICTNGTRVFVHEDVIDDFLERLRTRTEKLRVGDPADPGTDVGAMISPEHGEQVLSYIEKGKAEGATLITGGERVTVPGCEAGCFVAPTIFSGCRDDMTIVREEIFGPVMSVLPFRDEDDVIRRANATDYGLAAGVFTRDLTRAHRVVAALDAGTCWINHYNLTPIEMPFGGVKQSGIGRENSRHALTHYTRLKSVFVASGAVDAPY; this is encoded by the coding sequence ATGCCTGAGTTTGACGACCGTCTGCTGTGGATTGGCGGCCAGCCCGTGGACGCCGCGGCCGGTGGCCGGTTCGAAACCCGCAACCCCGCCACGGGCGCCGTGCTGGCGCGGGTGGCGCTGGCGGATGCGGACGATGTGGAGCGCGCCGTCGCGGCGGCGCGGGCCGGCCAGCGCGAGTGGGCCGCCATGACCGGTGCCGCCCGGGGGCGGGTGCTCCAGCGCACCGCCGAGCTGCTGCGCGCCAACCGGCAGGAGCTGGCACAACTGGAGTGCCTGGACGGCGGCAAGCCCATTGCGGAAACCCCGGAGGCGGATGTGGACTCCGGTGCCGACTGCCTGGAGTATTTCGCCGGGCAGGCCGCTTCGCTGCAGGGCGAGTACCAGGATGTGGATGGCGGATTCTTCTACACGCGCCCGGAGCCGCTGGGCGTGTGCGCCGGCATCGGTGCCTGGAACTACCCGTTGCAGATCGCCTGCTGGAAATCCGCCCCGGCGCTGGCCGCGGGCAACGCCATGATCTTCAAGCCGGCGGAGCTCACGCCCCTGTCCGCCATGCGTCTTGCGGAGCTGTTCCGCGAGGCCGGCCTGCCGGACGGCGTGTTCAACGTGGTCCACGGCTTCGCCGAGACGGGGCAGGCCCTGGTGCGCCATCCCGGCATCGCCAAGGTGTCTCTTACAGGCGAAGTGGGCACGGGCAAGGCCGTCATGCGTGACGCGGCCGACACGCTGAAGGCGGTGACCATGGAGCTGGGCGGCAAGTCGCCACTGATCGTCTGGGACGACGCCAGCCTTGACGACGCCGTGAGTGGCGCCCTGCTGGGCAATTTCTACACCCAGGGCGAGATCTGCACCAACGGCACCCGCGTGTTCGTGCACGAGGACGTCATTGACGACTTTCTGGAGCGGCTGCGTACGCGCACCGAAAAACTCCGGGTGGGCGATCCCGCGGACCCGGGCACCGACGTGGGGGCCATGATCTCCCCGGAGCACGGTGAACAGGTGCTCAGCTATATCGAGAAGGGCAAGGCCGAGGGCGCCACCCTGATCACCGGGGGTGAGCGGGTGACGGTACCGGGCTGCGAGGCCGGCTGCTTCGTCGCACCCACGATCTTCAGCGGCTGCCGTGACGACATGACCATCGTGCGCGAGGAGATCTTCGGCCCGGTCATGTCGGTGCTGCCGTTCCGGGACGAGGACGACGTCATCCGACGCGCCAACGCCACCGATTACGGGCTGGCGGCCGGTGTTTTCACGCGGGATCTCACGCGCGCCCACCGCGTCGTGGCGGCCCTGGACGCCGGCACCTGCTGGATCAACCATTACAACCTCACGCCCATCGAGATGCCTTTCGGTGGTGTGAAGCAGTCCGGCATCGGCCGGGAGAACAGCCGCCACGCGCTGACCCACTACACGCGCCTCAAGAGCGTGTTCGTGGCCTCCGGCGCCGTGGACGCCCCCTACTGA
- the betA gene encoding choline dehydrogenase, producing MASEERFDYIIVGAGSAGAVLAHRLTEDADVSVLLLEAGPMDRSLFIHMPSAFAYPLADDTYNWYYHSEPDPHMDNRAMYCPRGRVLGGSSSINGMAYVRGHALDYENWAKDFGLAGWEYRHCLPYFRRAEDFDQGENAYHGVGGPLHVTTGEMKNPLYGAFVEAGVAAGYPRTEDMNGYCQEGFGPMFRTTKDGWRWSTANGYLRPIIKRPNLTVRTRAFTRRVITAGERAIGVEVEHRGSTTVIHADREVLLCAGAINSPQTLMLSGIGPADHLREHGIGVVADRPGVGQNLQDHLEIYVQYACKQPITLYSALKPWNKAMIGAEWLLKRTGLGATNHFESGGFIRSDAGVEHPNLQYHFLPMAVTYDGKTTQQRHGFQAHVGPMRPESRGSVTLTSADPHQAPRILFNYMSSERDRHEMRQSVRLTREIMAQAPMDDFRAEELSPGPDVTTDAQLDAFVRQHGESAYHPSCTCRMGTADDPGAVVDGQGRVYGVDALRVVDASIMPRIASGNLNAPTIMIAEKIADAIRGRGALVEEQPWYQPANLATRQREGEPERSL from the coding sequence ATGGCGAGCGAAGAACGTTTCGACTACATCATCGTGGGTGCCGGCTCGGCGGGCGCCGTGCTGGCCCACCGGCTGACCGAGGACGCGGACGTCTCGGTGCTGCTGCTGGAGGCCGGCCCCATGGACCGCAGCCTGTTCATCCACATGCCCTCGGCGTTCGCCTATCCGCTCGCCGACGACACGTACAACTGGTACTACCACAGCGAGCCGGACCCGCACATGGACAACCGCGCCATGTACTGCCCGCGCGGCCGGGTGCTGGGGGGGTCAAGTTCCATCAACGGCATGGCCTACGTGCGCGGGCACGCCCTGGACTACGAGAACTGGGCGAAGGACTTCGGCCTGGCTGGCTGGGAATACCGCCACTGCCTGCCCTACTTCCGCCGCGCTGAGGATTTCGATCAGGGCGAGAACGCCTACCACGGCGTCGGCGGCCCGCTGCACGTGACCACCGGCGAGATGAAGAACCCGCTCTACGGTGCCTTCGTCGAGGCCGGCGTCGCCGCTGGCTACCCCCGTACCGAGGACATGAACGGCTACTGCCAGGAGGGCTTCGGGCCGATGTTCCGCACCACCAAGGACGGCTGGCGCTGGAGCACGGCGAACGGGTATCTCCGGCCGATCATAAAGCGGCCCAATCTGACCGTGCGCACTCGGGCGTTCACCCGGCGCGTGATCACCGCGGGTGAGCGCGCCATCGGCGTGGAGGTGGAGCACCGGGGCAGCACCACGGTGATTCACGCCGACCGCGAAGTGCTCCTGTGCGCTGGCGCGATCAATTCACCGCAGACGCTGATGCTCTCCGGCATCGGCCCGGCCGACCATCTGCGCGAGCACGGCATCGGCGTGGTGGCCGATCGCCCGGGCGTGGGGCAGAACCTGCAGGACCACCTGGAGATCTACGTCCAGTACGCCTGCAAGCAGCCCATTACCCTCTACAGCGCCCTCAAGCCCTGGAACAAGGCCATGATCGGTGCCGAATGGCTGCTGAAGCGCACCGGGCTGGGCGCCACCAACCACTTCGAGTCGGGCGGGTTCATCCGCAGCGACGCCGGTGTGGAGCACCCCAACCTGCAGTACCACTTCCTGCCCATGGCGGTGACCTACGATGGCAAGACCACCCAGCAGCGCCATGGCTTTCAGGCCCACGTGGGACCGATGCGCCCGGAGAGCCGGGGCTCGGTCACACTGACCAGCGCTGATCCGCATCAGGCGCCGCGCATTCTGTTCAACTACATGAGCAGCGAGCGCGATCGCCACGAGATGCGCCAGAGCGTCCGTCTGACCCGTGAAATCATGGCCCAGGCGCCGATGGACGACTTCCGTGCCGAAGAGCTGTCACCCGGCCCCGACGTGACCACGGACGCGCAGCTCGACGCGTTCGTCCGCCAGCATGGCGAGAGTGCCTACCACCCGTCCTGCACCTGTCGCATGGGAACGGCCGATGACCCGGGCGCGGTAGTGGATGGCCAGGGTCGCGTTTACGGCGTTGACGCCCTGCGTGTGGTGGACGCCTCGATCATGCCGCGGATCGCCAGCGGCAACCTGAACGCACCCACCATCATGATCGCCGAGAAGATTGCGGATGCCATTCGCGGTCGCGGTGCGCTCGTGGAGGAGCAGCCCTGGTATCAGCCGGCCAACCTGGCCACCCGGCAACGCGAGGGCGAACCGGAGCGGTCGCTGTAA